In Pseudomonas putida, a genomic segment contains:
- the purE gene encoding 5-(carboxyamino)imidazole ribonucleotide mutase: MSALVGVIMGSKSDWSTLSHTADMLEKLGIPYEVKVVSAHRTPDLLFQYAEEAEGRGIEVIIAGAGGAAHLPGMCAAKTHLPVLGVPVQSSMLSGVDSLLSIVQMPAGVPVATLAIGRAGAVNAALLSASILGAKHPQFHAALKQFRTEQTDTVLDNPDPRQA; this comes from the coding sequence ATGAGTGCACTGGTTGGCGTGATCATGGGCTCCAAGTCCGATTGGTCCACCCTTAGCCACACCGCCGATATGCTGGAAAAACTCGGCATTCCCTACGAAGTGAAGGTGGTTTCCGCCCACCGCACCCCGGATCTGCTGTTCCAGTATGCCGAGGAGGCCGAGGGCCGTGGCATCGAGGTGATCATCGCCGGTGCCGGTGGCGCAGCCCACCTGCCAGGCATGTGCGCCGCCAAGACCCACCTGCCGGTGCTGGGCGTGCCGGTGCAGTCGTCGATGCTGTCGGGCGTCGATTCGTTGCTGTCGATCGTGCAGATGCCTGCCGGCGTGCCGGTTGCCACCCTGGCCATCGGCCGTGCCGGCGCGGTCAACGCCGCGCTGCTGTCGGCCAGCATCCTGGGCGCCAAGCACCCGCAGTTCCACGCCGCGCTCAAGCAGTTCCGCACGGAACAGACCGACACCGTGCTGGACAATCCTGACCCACGCCAGGCCTGA
- a CDS encoding DUF3299 domain-containing protein, protein MRAFFLVSLLLASTLAHAELPETDWLELMPKSDQKALEQMPEIDHNSPEAQGTFTAKGGLKQSKGLPAVMYSTKTVAAMNGKQIRLGGYPVPLESDAKGNSTLFFLVPYPGACIHVPPPPPNQLVLVRYPKGLKIDDIYLPLWVSGTLKVEKVSNDLADAAYALDAGQVRAVEDADL, encoded by the coding sequence ATGCGTGCCTTTTTCCTTGTTTCCCTGCTTCTGGCCAGCACCCTGGCCCATGCCGAACTGCCTGAAACCGACTGGTTGGAGCTGATGCCCAAGTCGGACCAGAAGGCCCTCGAGCAGATGCCCGAAATCGATCACAACTCCCCCGAGGCCCAAGGCACCTTCACGGCCAAGGGCGGCCTGAAGCAGAGCAAAGGTCTGCCGGCGGTGATGTATTCGACCAAGACCGTAGCGGCCATGAATGGCAAGCAGATCCGCCTGGGCGGTTATCCGGTGCCACTGGAGAGCGACGCCAAGGGCAATAGCACCCTGTTCTTCCTGGTGCCGTACCCAGGCGCCTGCATCCACGTGCCGCCGCCGCCACCGAACCAGTTGGTGCTGGTGCGCTATCCGAAAGGGTTGAAGATCGACGACATCTACCTGCCGCTGTGGGTCAGTGGCACGTTGAAGGTGGAGAAGGTCAGCAATGACCTGGCCGATGCGGCGTATGCGCTGGATGCCGGGCAGGTGAGGGCGGTGGAGGATGCTGATCTCTGA
- a CDS encoding 5-(carboxyamino)imidazole ribonucleotide synthase: MKIGVIGGGQLGRMLALAGTPLGMNFAFLDPAPDACAAPLGEHLRADYGDQDHLRQLADEVDLVTFEFESVPAETVAFLSQFVPVYPSAEALRIARDRLFEKSMFRDLGIPTPAFADILSQADLDAAVASIGLPAVLKTRTLGYDGKGQKVLRTAEDVVDTFAELGSVPCLLEGFVPFTGEVSLVAVRARDGETRFYPLVHNTHESGILRLSVASDAHPLQALAEDYVGRVLKQLDYVGVMAFEFFEVDGGLKANEIAPRVHNSGHWTIEGAECSQFENHLRAVAGLPLGSTAKVGESAMLNFIGEVPAVDKVVAIEDCHLHHYGKAFKVGRKVGHATLRCKDLPTLRSKIAEVEGLITN, translated from the coding sequence ATGAAGATCGGTGTAATCGGTGGTGGCCAACTGGGCCGCATGCTGGCCCTGGCGGGCACCCCGCTGGGCATGAACTTCGCCTTCCTCGACCCGGCGCCTGACGCTTGCGCCGCGCCCCTGGGTGAGCACCTGCGTGCCGACTATGGCGACCAGGACCACCTGCGCCAGCTGGCCGACGAAGTCGACCTGGTGACCTTCGAGTTCGAAAGCGTCCCGGCCGAGACCGTGGCCTTCCTCTCGCAGTTCGTCCCGGTATACCCCAGCGCTGAAGCGCTGCGCATTGCCCGCGACCGCCTGTTCGAGAAGAGCATGTTCCGCGACCTGGGGATTCCGACCCCAGCCTTCGCCGACATCCTCTCCCAGGCCGACCTGGACGCCGCGGTGGCCAGCATCGGCCTGCCGGCCGTGCTCAAGACCCGCACCCTGGGTTACGACGGCAAGGGCCAGAAGGTCCTGCGCACTGCCGAGGACGTGGTCGATACCTTCGCCGAGCTGGGCAGCGTGCCGTGCCTGCTGGAAGGGTTCGTGCCGTTCACCGGCGAAGTGTCGTTGGTGGCCGTGCGTGCCCGCGATGGCGAAACGCGCTTCTACCCGCTGGTGCACAACACCCACGAAAGCGGCATCCTGCGCCTGTCCGTAGCCAGCGACGCGCACCCGCTGCAGGCCCTGGCCGAAGACTACGTCGGTCGTGTGCTCAAGCAACTGGACTACGTTGGCGTGATGGCCTTCGAGTTCTTCGAGGTCGACGGTGGCCTGAAGGCCAACGAAATCGCCCCGCGGGTGCACAACTCCGGGCACTGGACCATCGAAGGCGCCGAGTGCAGCCAGTTCGAGAACCACCTGCGCGCCGTTGCCGGCCTGCCGCTGGGCTCGACCGCCAAGGTAGGCGAGAGCGCCATGCTCAACTTCATCGGCGAAGTGCCGGCGGTGGACAAGGTCGTGGCCATCGAAGATTGCCACCTGCACCACTATGGCAAGGCGTTCAAGGTCGGCCGCAAGGTTGGCCATGCCACCCTGCGTTGCAAGGATTTGCCAACGCTTCGCAGCAAGATCGCCGAAGTTGAAGGCCTGATCACCAACTGA
- a CDS encoding GlsB/YeaQ/YmgE family stress response membrane protein: MGIIGTIFIGLIVGLLARFIKPGDDSMGWIMTILLGIAGSLLATYGGQALGIYQAGQAAGFLGALVGAVILLVIYGFIKKR, translated from the coding sequence ATGGGTATCATCGGCACCATCTTCATCGGCCTCATCGTTGGTCTGCTGGCGCGCTTCATCAAGCCGGGCGACGACAGCATGGGCTGGATCATGACCATCCTGCTGGGTATCGCCGGCTCCCTGCTCGCCACCTATGGCGGCCAGGCCCTGGGCATCTACCAGGCTGGCCAGGCTGCAGGGTTCCTGGGTGCACTGGTCGGCGCGGTGATCCTTCTGGTGATCTACGGATTCATCAAGAAGCGCTGA